A segment of the Populus nigra chromosome 12, ddPopNigr1.1, whole genome shotgun sequence genome:
tgggccgagatcggcccaacccaGTCTGGGCCAAGATCGGCCCAACCTTTCTTTgttgggctgagtccggcccattTATTTGGTCCGTCCCAGcccgatttgtttttatattatatattatatattataatatgttatgtgtatatatgtacatatatatataaaatatgataattaaaaatatatatacatttctaaaaaatatctttaaaaatattgttgatttttctgcatttgttttatcaaagtggattaatatttggttatatttttatactgtaagaatacaaacccagtattaaaatacccgatttgcgtcaaaacatcaaaaaatacataattacaaaaaaaaaatgttttgttttcatgcatacgacctggtctctccaatatatatatataaatattataacaacatattttcacacaacaaaggaaatttcaaaaatcaatatatgtattagcatgcattttggctttaataaccagtttattcaagccatgagaactaggccaatatttcaaaaattctaaaaaatctttttgtcttcttttagtatttgggattaagaatttatacgtaaaatgtattcctgatattaaaaatatagctttttttacatagaccttagaacggttaggttttacccgataagataaggacctccttattgaggaggacttttcttgaaccatagacggaccaacatacatagacattagaacggttaggtttttacctgataagataaggacctccttattgaggaggacttttcttgaaccatggacgacccaacaactaggaaacacaacgagaccttgaattttatcagacaaataaacaatgcagcttaccttaggtagggcgtatttggggtgctaataccttccctttacgcaaccagtccccgtgcccgatctctgagaccagttagggttcctagtgaccaagatactaggtggcgactcccacaccatttttcactgctaagagacaaagaactccttgtctcaccATATTTACTAGATATATACCCCCATCACACATtcgagggtggacgatcgccgcgacgtcgcgcaccccgcgacaaagctagttttcaagttttcttgataggatttttaacatttatatgagcatatatatatataattctagaTTTATCTGAATAAATGTATGtgctggttaattttttttgtccacGAGCAAAGATTTTCTTGAAACTAAAAAGATGTGCTGACAGTGCTCGCACCTTGttcttacattaaaaattaagatttgaatCTTAGTCCTTAATtccatcaaattttaatatcaatttcctttaaACTAACCAAATGCCAGATCTGATTGATATTAAACATGACTTCTCACGCATCACAAGTCTTAatctaatatatagttttaactCCAATGAAGATTTCAAATCTTCCTTGTTTTTCCTAAACCAAATTAAAGATTCGACCGACCTGGCTAAGTTTTATAATGTCTGAAAAAAGAATCTTGTTCCAAACTCAAAAACTAGCCAGCCCAGGATGTCTGGAGAAAAGCTGGAAATAACATTTCGAGAACAAAAACAGGTGGAGTAATGGTGGGTGGTCGGCGTGGTGGCCAGTCATATATATTGAGTTATAAGatgcatgagaaaaaaaataatagaaatgtaGATCGTTCATCAGGGTGGCGAATAATTAATTATGCTTAGCGTTTGTCGGCTGCATGATTTGgtgtgatttaatttaatttctttaagttaactcaagtttaatCATTCAAACATGGATAGCCGATCAAGGATTATCCTCATTTCTTTATGATTACCGATTTCACATCATCAGTTAGAggatttcaacctttttttatcttttagtagAACTTCCGAGTTGTCTCTGAGCTctctttatgatttattaatgaAGATTAATGAGGCATGTACCtcgtttgaatttttttttattgaacccacaatttaaaaatacaaaataaaataaaattataaagtattttagattatttatcaagataatctatcaaatttaatattgaatcaatttaatataaaatgataaaataaaaaaaatattttaactaaaaaagttgatttttaaaaactataaattaagcaattgaattttttacttttctggCTGCATTAagattcaacataaaaaaattagataaaatattaaatatctcaacattatgatttttcattttgcaTTTGGAGGtcaaaattaagaaatgaatGAGCTAATGgacaatattatattgattaaataaaaaagtcattttaacttaaaaacatAATGATTGAGTGAGATTTCTAAAATGATTTTCTATTACTATCTAATATTTATatggaatttaaattttaaactatatatatgctATTTAATCCTTATTCGAGAGATAGTATTTAATTCTAGTATATATAATCTTTACGAATgtgattataaaaaattctagCATGATCTTTAAGATTGTGATTGTGATGCTAAAGTAGAGTAGATAATTTGAAGCATTCGAATTATTTTctacaataaatatattattagaaCAGCTTGCatgtaaatcaaaattaactCCTATTCCAgatgattttaataatataaccTCCATATTGATATAGTAAGTTTAGAAAAACTTAATAATTTCTTTGGATATTGGCCCAAGGTTTGAGTTCATGAAGTCGAGGAAAGAAATATTCCTCGTTAACCACCAAGCCAATTCTTTATAATTAATGATTTGActatgtttggtattgcggttgtTGTTGTGGTCGtggttatggttttaaaaaaattattttataaaaagtacttttagttgaggttgatttggaaaaatatatgtttggttgtATTGCGGTTGTTGTTgtaattgtgattttaaaaaaaatattttataaaaagtacttttagttgaggttgatttggaaaaatatatgtttagttaaaactgtggttgaaattaaggttgaacaaaaagtagtttaatatgtttggttaaaaaaatatttttcaaattaaagttataaaataattaaaaaatatttttaatttaaatattataaatttaactactattattacatcatgaaataaatgatattgatatcaaatattttttattattccattaaactatatgcaatgTCATCATATacaaaatctatccaacaataactatatttttcatggtttcttaagcacgcaataacaaaaactgaattttttgttatgtcatcaagcgatctccttctaattttttgaataaaacacaattaaaatttaaaaaaaaaactgaatttgttttaattggGCTGGACCCGGCAAGAACATAATTGAAATTACGGTCAAATTCCACAAATattacgtcatcatgcgatattcttctaatttataaggtgttattaaataatattaaatactagtttttcgagtaaaactgaattttttttaaaaaaaatttacaattttattacatacaaaattcattcgacaagaactacagttttcatgattttttaagcgtgcaataaaattaggtaaaatattatcaagaataaaattgagattacagtacgagtaaatttaattcaccttgaactaattttttaaaaaaacaaaaaaaaaatttgttcacGCTCACGTGAATATTGCaagtgaaatcaattaattgcattgttttttcagaaaaaaaaaaaatttcatgtgaacagtgcgagtgaattaattcactcgcactggtttttttgaaggaaaaaaaactgatttaaatGTAGTGAACAGTGCGGATGAATTTTTCGCACTGTACGgtggagcatggctccactgtACAGCTTCCTGCCTCACGAGAAGCAGCTAAATCTGCGATCTCATACTGAATTTTAGTGGATCCTACCagtgaaaagtagttttttttttcttaccaaaTAATATTATGTGTGGCTGTGGGTGAACCTCACCCGCAACCATGTTACCAAACAGCTACTTAAATTCTTGGCTTTATGTCTGGAGTAAATTAGGTGTTATGGTTCAATGCGAAGTAAACTTTTAAATGCAAATGAAGAAATTCTAGctttggatgatatatttttggaataagaattttgaaagatattttttaccTCACAAAGTTAATAGTCTAAGAAGGATAATAACGATCAAAATTCAAAGCAGGTAATCTAAATACTGTAACTTTAAGTGATAAAAGAAAGGTAATCTAACcaatttgagttttaaaattacttaAGAGAGCTCCAAAAGGTAAAAATAAGCAAATACTTATAACTATTGTATGATTTCGATTCAGCTGAGTCGCATGATCCATTAGGATAagtatttgattgaaattataataataataatgatttaaagtactttttgtttagaaatatttaaaaatattttttaaaaattatttataatattaacgtattaaaaaaaatatgaaaatataattttttttatttaaaaaaaattaaaattttttaaagacaTAATTTTCACCGCACACTCCCTGCTGCTGTATCCACCACCGCATATAACCTTCTCATATTCTTTGAAAATAagcaaatattaattgaaaaaatagtttattgacCATGGAAAACacccaaataaataatattaaattagctCCAAGGCTGAGACAATCCTCTTATTTGACAGGACAGTTCACAACATCATCAAATGATAAGATTTGACAGGACAGTTCACAACATCATCAAAGGGCAATAAGACAGCCTTATTCAATCCTACAAGTAGATGAATTCACGCCTCAGAGCAGCTGATTTTCAACCCATGGAAAAGCCATTCACTGACATCCCTCCATCAACGCATATGACTTGTCCTGTTAAGAAACCTGGTGCAGGCAAGCATAGAAATGCGACAACAGAAGAGACCTCCCCTGGTTCCCCAACGCGTCTCATGGGGGTTCGATTGAAAACCTCCTTCGCAATGCTCTCATCATCCAGACTCTGAATGGTTAAGGAAAAGCATTAGATAACTCATGATCACAGAAACACTAGCTTGGTAATAACAAATGTGTTGCTGCCGTTAATTAATCTAATTCACCTAGCTCCTAAGACTGATTATTGCAGAACTGAAGCAATAAAAATGTTCGATAAGATAATCATGTTGCAGAACTGAGCGTCTCGCGTTAGTTCAGAACAATCCACCTATGTTTGGTGGACTTGTGCAATGAGAATTGAATGGGAAAAACATGTAGAAAGGAGATCAAACGTTAATTAGAGAACTCGTGAGTTTGTAGAATGGTGTACAGGTGCTGTGAGTGGAGTTCGGATGAACCAGGGTGCAACTGCGTTAACCCTTATATTGTCCTTAGCCCATTCGCACGCCAAATTCCTTGTAAGTTGGTTCATTGCACCTGCAGTATACATGTCATGACAGGTCCTAAGAGAACAAGCTTTCGCAATAGAAACAGaaggaaaattaaaatgagaaaacagGTCTAGAGAAGTAGTTAAGTACCTTTAGAAGCTGAATACAAAGGATACTGAGTGTTTACAGATACCACACTACAAATGGAAGACATGAAGACAATCTTTCCAGCCCCTGAAGCTTTCAAAAGGGGATGTGCAAGTTGGGACAAATGGAAAGCAGATTGAAGGTTTGTGTTCATGAGAGATGTGAAATCCTCAGCTGTGTAATCTAAGGTcgctttatatat
Coding sequences within it:
- the LOC133669430 gene encoding tropinone reductase homolog At2g29290-like isoform X2 — encoded protein: MEKRWSLQGMTALVTGGTKGIGYAVVDELAALGAIVHTCARNQDQLNERIREWNEKGFKVTGSVCDVSSDAEREKLMEEVSSRFDGKLNILVNNAGTNIYKATLDYTAEDFTSLMNTNLQSAFHLSQLAHPLLKASGAGKIVFMSSICSVVSVNTQYPLYSASKGAMNQLTRNLACEWAKDNIRVNAVAPWFIRTPLTAPSLDDESIAKEVFNRTPMRRVGEPGEVSSVVAFLCLPAPGFLTGQVICVDGGMSVNGFSMG